One genomic window of Desulfovibrio inopinatus DSM 10711 includes the following:
- a CDS encoding ExeA family protein encodes MKYFEYLRLQREPFSISPDPDFFYESEQHEQCLDQLEAAITLRRGLNIVVGDVGTGKTLVCRMLMQRLSHTTGVNVHLVSDPYFESGKDFLQTLASLFGVSERRLSSTPRVLKEAIRDILEMKAVEQHKINVLIIDEGQKISREHIEILREILNFETESEKLLQMVIFAQNEFEDVLALYENLADRANLIYRLKPLGVGDTKRLILKRLRVAGKKSTESAIFTSSAVWAVYWSTGGYPRKIIRLCHQVLLAMIARNKTRATWRLVRSVAAPRSSRGKQLIWGGIVVSLAVAAVMYGPQTKQFVQHMMARWFPDPVAVATGGETETMSLSAQGPSKTEDIPGETATIASDQSSARSLHQSEINGSEAVQNNLQASLDATGPPPPGLLGRVRIEPGWVVEKMARQIYGRSDHQILDIVAQANPDIYDLGLVGAGQTIVFPAIVASPPPYGSVLLVIGQVESLPDAFAVLAQKPDDWPNLRLFVYYHPTEGLVIDIVVYKVFFSPVEAARAVTELPVELSERVVVVDSFLPQSTFYSELGSS; translated from the coding sequence ATGAAATATTTTGAGTATCTTCGTCTTCAACGCGAACCCTTTTCCATCTCGCCGGATCCTGATTTTTTTTACGAATCGGAGCAACACGAGCAATGTCTCGATCAACTCGAAGCAGCGATTACTCTGCGTCGTGGTTTGAATATTGTTGTTGGTGACGTTGGAACGGGAAAAACTTTGGTTTGCCGCATGCTCATGCAACGGCTTTCGCATACAACAGGCGTCAACGTCCATCTTGTTTCCGACCCATATTTTGAATCGGGCAAGGATTTTCTTCAAACGTTGGCCAGCCTGTTTGGTGTTTCCGAAAGACGGTTGTCATCGACTCCTCGTGTGCTCAAGGAGGCTATTCGCGACATTCTCGAGATGAAGGCCGTTGAACAACACAAGATCAATGTGCTTATTATCGATGAGGGACAAAAAATTTCACGAGAACATATCGAGATTTTGCGTGAAATTCTCAACTTTGAAACCGAGTCGGAAAAACTGTTGCAAATGGTTATTTTTGCTCAGAACGAATTTGAAGACGTTCTGGCTCTTTACGAAAATCTTGCAGATCGAGCCAACCTCATTTATCGGCTTAAACCGCTGGGCGTGGGGGATACGAAACGCCTTATTCTCAAAAGACTTCGTGTTGCCGGCAAGAAATCAACAGAGTCGGCTATATTCACTTCCAGCGCAGTCTGGGCCGTCTACTGGTCGACTGGTGGATATCCACGGAAAATCATTCGATTGTGTCACCAAGTCCTTCTCGCCATGATTGCTCGCAATAAAACTCGAGCGACGTGGCGATTAGTGCGTTCGGTTGCGGCCCCACGGTCCAGCCGTGGAAAACAATTGATTTGGGGTGGGATTGTCGTGAGTCTGGCCGTTGCTGCGGTCATGTACGGCCCACAGACCAAACAGTTCGTTCAGCACATGATGGCACGATGGTTTCCCGATCCCGTTGCCGTGGCAACGGGGGGGGAAACGGAGACGATGTCGTTATCGGCCCAGGGTCCGTCAAAAACGGAAGATATTCCGGGCGAAACAGCGACGATTGCTTCTGATCAAAGTTCTGCTCGTTCTTTACACCAATCGGAGATTAATGGATCGGAGGCTGTACAGAATAATTTGCAAGCGTCACTCGACGCAACAGGTCCACCTCCGCCAGGCTTGCTGGGACGAGTTCGTATTGAGCCGGGCTGGGTCGTCGAGAAGATGGCCAGACAGATTTATGGAAGAAGCGATCACCAAATACTGGATATTGTTGCGCAGGCGAATCCCGATATTTATGATTTAGGGCTTGTTGGAGCCGGACAGACGATTGTTTTTCCTGCCATTGTCGCATCCCCCCCACCGTATGGCTCCGTATTACTCGTTATTGGACAGGTGGAATCTCTTCCTGATGCTTTTGCTGTGTTGGCGCAAAAACCGGATGATTGGCCGAACTTGCGACTCTTTGTCTATTATCATCCCACGGAAGGACTTGTTATCGATATTGTCGTATATAAAGTGTTTTTCTCCCCTGTCGAAGCGGCTCGTGCTGTGACCGAACTTCCCGTAGAATTGTCTGAGCGTGTTGTTGTTGTCGACTCGTTTTTGCCCCAATCGACGTTTTATTCTGAATTGGGATCATCATGA
- a CDS encoding M48 family metallopeptidase codes for MTKSTPYDLLTDMLKEAGFTLPLRIRANRRAKNIILKIRDPHHLDVTYPFGIDIYSLAQAVLRKRPWIEETLAGLTACSSEIGLPERICCPGVDIELRTHYLNAPSAPAGRYRFLDKGPSEVCIKGRIDEKDALFSALCGHIRQRVGPHLIAGLREVSKEINIDFVSASIRAQRSRWASCSTKGTISLNYRLAFLPKPLVRYVFIHELCHRHHMNHSPQYWELAERIEPCARALDKELGDAGRALPAWLE; via the coding sequence ATGACCAAGTCTACGCCTTACGACCTCCTGACGGATATGTTGAAAGAAGCGGGTTTTACCTTGCCGCTTCGTATACGTGCCAACAGACGCGCCAAAAATATCATTCTCAAAATTCGCGACCCTCACCACCTTGATGTCACATACCCCTTCGGCATCGATATCTATAGTTTGGCTCAGGCTGTCTTACGCAAACGTCCATGGATAGAAGAAACCTTAGCCGGGCTGACGGCATGTTCTTCGGAAATCGGATTACCCGAAAGAATATGTTGTCCAGGAGTTGATATAGAGTTGCGCACGCATTATTTGAATGCGCCTTCAGCTCCAGCAGGTCGATATCGATTTCTCGACAAAGGCCCGTCGGAAGTATGTATTAAAGGCAGGATTGACGAAAAAGACGCACTTTTTTCCGCGTTGTGCGGTCATATTCGTCAACGCGTTGGACCACATCTTATCGCCGGCCTGCGAGAGGTCAGCAAAGAAATCAACATCGACTTCGTATCAGCCTCTATACGTGCTCAACGGTCGCGTTGGGCAAGCTGCTCGACAAAAGGGACAATCAGTCTGAACTACCGTCTTGCATTTCTTCCCAAACCGCTTGTTCGCTATGTATTCATCCATGAACTTTGCCACCGTCACCACATGAATCACTCCCCCCAATATTGGGAACTCGCGGAACGCATAGAGCCGTGCGCCCGGGCTCTCGATAAAGAATTGGGCGATGCCGGGCGCGCTCTACCTGCTTGGCTCGAATAA
- a CDS encoding Fur family transcriptional regulator, protein MRLLTDVGLEPTSKRLYVLELLLRATKALSAPQLLEHIVHDNAMNKVTLYRILDKLVEKGVVRRTTSADRMHRYCAGFHGEFHCHFHCVRCDKTYCLPPPPDNRPTMPPEMCVGRIDTVDILYEGVCSACIAPCETDSPPQSP, encoded by the coding sequence ATGAGATTATTGACAGACGTTGGTCTGGAACCGACGTCGAAACGACTCTATGTGCTGGAACTCCTTCTGCGAGCCACCAAAGCCCTGAGTGCGCCTCAGCTTCTGGAGCACATCGTGCATGACAACGCCATGAACAAGGTCACCTTGTACCGTATTCTCGACAAACTCGTTGAAAAAGGCGTCGTTCGACGAACCACCTCTGCAGACCGGATGCATCGATATTGCGCTGGTTTTCATGGGGAATTTCATTGTCATTTCCACTGTGTCCGTTGCGACAAAACATATTGTCTCCCGCCTCCACCCGACAATCGTCCCACGATGCCTCCCGAAATGTGCGTCGGCCGCATTGATACCGTGGATATATTGTATGAAGGTGTGTGTTCCGCCTGCATAGCTCCCTGTGAGACCGATAGCCCCCCACAATCACCATGA
- a CDS encoding metal ABC transporter permease yields the protein MIEAFQYEFMQNALAAGILACVACGIIGSLVVVNRLVFLAGGIAHCAYGGIGLAFYAGLPVLPTTLGFSVIASTIMAGVTHRQEERSDTVIGAMWAAGMALGVILLDLTPGYNVDLMSYLFGSILTVSHEDLLFIALVDVLAIILTWIFYRDFLSVSFDREFSRSKGVPVDLLHYLLPALTALTVVMIIRMVGLILVIALLTIPPYLAERRSRSLIGMMVLSSLLGMFFCVSGLLLSYAFNLTSGASIIAIGAVCFFVDRGIDVLKNTRLHFRS from the coding sequence ATGATTGAAGCTTTTCAATACGAATTCATGCAAAACGCCTTGGCTGCCGGCATTCTTGCCTGTGTGGCGTGTGGCATTATTGGATCTCTTGTCGTCGTAAATCGACTCGTCTTTCTCGCTGGCGGCATAGCTCACTGCGCGTATGGTGGTATTGGCCTGGCATTCTATGCCGGACTGCCTGTTCTGCCGACAACTCTCGGGTTCAGCGTCATCGCATCCACCATCATGGCCGGCGTCACACACCGTCAGGAAGAACGTTCAGATACCGTCATCGGCGCCATGTGGGCTGCGGGTATGGCCCTCGGCGTCATCCTCCTCGACTTGACGCCTGGATATAACGTCGATCTGATGAGCTATCTCTTCGGGTCTATCCTCACGGTCTCCCATGAAGATCTGCTCTTCATCGCCCTCGTCGATGTTTTGGCAATTATACTCACATGGATTTTCTATCGCGACTTTCTCTCCGTCTCCTTTGACCGAGAATTCTCCCGCTCAAAGGGAGTGCCCGTCGACTTGTTGCATTACCTTCTCCCGGCGTTGACCGCTCTGACTGTGGTCATGATCATCCGCATGGTCGGGCTTATTCTCGTCATTGCATTACTCACCATCCCCCCCTACCTTGCCGAACGGCGTAGCCGCTCTCTAATCGGAATGATGGTGCTCTCCAGCCTATTGGGAATGTTCTTTTGTGTTTCAGGACTTCTCCTGTCCTACGCGTTCAATCTGACATCAGGGGCAAGCATCATCGCTATTGGCGCCGTGTGCTTCTTTGTCGACCGCGGCATTGACGTACTCAAGAACACAAGGCTACACTTTCGGTCATGA